A single window of Flavobacterium sp. 140616W15 DNA harbors:
- the eno gene encoding phosphopyruvate hydratase gives MSIIIKIHARQIFDSRGNPTIEVDVITDNGVLGRAAVPSGASTGEHEAVELRDGGKAFLGKGVLNAVNNVNTIIAEELVGVSVFEQNVIDQAMIDLDGTPNKSKLGANAILGVSLAVAKAAANELGLPLYRYVGGVSANTLPVPMMNIINGGSHSDAPIAFQEFMIFPVKATSFSHSMQMGTEIFHSLKKVLHDRGLSTAVGDEGGFAPNLPGGTEDALDTIKKAVENAGYTFGDEIMIALDCAAAEFYVNGKYDYSKFEGETGKVRTSAEQVDYLAELVAKYPIISIEDGMDENDWDGWKLLTEKIGNKVQLVGDDLFVTNVERLSTGIEKGIANSILIKVNQIGTLTETIAAVNMAKNAGYTSVMSHRSGETEDNTIADLAVALNCGQIKTGSASRSDRMAKYNQLLRIEEELGSTAYFPGLNAFKIK, from the coding sequence ATGAGTATTATAATAAAAATTCACGCAAGACAAATTTTTGATTCTAGAGGTAATCCTACTATTGAAGTTGATGTAATTACAGATAATGGAGTTTTAGGAAGAGCAGCTGTTCCGTCTGGAGCGTCTACTGGAGAACATGAAGCGGTTGAATTACGTGATGGAGGTAAAGCTTTTTTAGGTAAAGGAGTTTTGAATGCAGTGAATAATGTAAATACTATTATTGCAGAAGAATTAGTTGGTGTTTCAGTTTTTGAACAAAATGTAATTGATCAAGCTATGATCGATTTAGATGGAACTCCAAATAAATCTAAATTAGGAGCAAACGCTATTTTAGGTGTTTCTCTTGCTGTAGCAAAAGCAGCAGCTAATGAGTTAGGATTGCCTTTATATAGATATGTAGGTGGTGTTTCGGCAAATACATTGCCAGTACCAATGATGAACATTATTAACGGGGGTTCGCACTCTGATGCTCCGATTGCTTTCCAAGAATTTATGATTTTCCCTGTAAAAGCAACTTCTTTTTCTCACTCTATGCAAATGGGAACTGAAATTTTCCATAGCTTGAAAAAAGTTTTGCATGACAGAGGATTAAGTACAGCTGTAGGTGATGAAGGAGGTTTTGCTCCAAATTTACCAGGTGGTACTGAAGATGCTTTAGATACTATTAAAAAAGCTGTTGAAAATGCAGGATATACTTTCGGTGACGAAATTATGATTGCTCTTGATTGTGCAGCTGCTGAGTTTTATGTAAACGGTAAATACGATTACTCTAAATTTGAAGGAGAAACAGGTAAAGTAAGGACTTCTGCTGAGCAAGTTGATTACTTAGCTGAATTAGTAGCTAAATACCCAATTATATCTATTGAAGATGGAATGGATGAAAATGACTGGGATGGATGGAAATTGCTTACGGAGAAAATTGGAAATAAAGTACAATTAGTAGGTGATGATTTGTTTGTAACTAATGTGGAGCGTTTGTCTACTGGAATTGAAAAAGGAATTGCAAATTCTATTCTTATTAAAGTAAATCAAATTGGTACATTAACAGAAACTATTGCAGCAGTAAATATGGCTAAAAATGCAGGTTATACTTCAGTAATGTCTCACCGTTCAGGAGAAACTGAAGATAATACCATTGCAGATTTAGCAGTAGCATTAAACTGTGGTCAAATTAAAACTGGTTCGGCTTCACGTTCAGATCGTATGGCAAAATACAATCAATTACTTAGAATTGAAGAAGAGCTAGGTAGTACTGCTTATTTTCCTGGATTAAATGCTTTCAAGATTAAATAA
- the carA gene encoding glutamine-hydrolyzing carbamoyl-phosphate synthase small subunit, giving the protein MKYTTRQSAILLLSDGTIFHGKSIGISGTTFGEVCFNTGMTGYQEIFTDPSYFGQIMVATNAHIGNYGVNDSEIESDSIKISGLVCKNFSFNYSREGASESLESYFIKENLICISDVDTRALVSYIRDNGAMNAVICTDGTSIEDLKIALANVPNMEGLELASKVSTKEPYFYGDENATYKISALDLGIKTNILRNLAKRDCYIKVFPYDSTFKDLSAFNPDGYFLSNGPGDPDPLFGAIEVAKEILANDKPLFGICLGHQVIALANGVSTYKMFNGHRGINHPVKNIITGKGEITSQNHGFAVNKEQLDNHPDLEITHLHLNDETVAGMRMKNKNCFSVQYHPEASPGPHDSSYLFDQFIENIKGN; this is encoded by the coding sequence ATGAAATACACAACACGACAAAGCGCCATTCTTTTATTAAGCGACGGAACAATTTTTCACGGAAAATCAATCGGAATTAGTGGTACAACTTTTGGCGAAGTTTGCTTTAATACAGGAATGACAGGGTATCAAGAAATCTTTACAGATCCTTCTTATTTTGGTCAGATTATGGTTGCTACCAATGCTCATATAGGAAATTATGGCGTAAATGATTCTGAAATAGAGTCTGATAGTATCAAGATATCAGGATTGGTTTGTAAAAACTTTAGCTTTAACTATTCTCGAGAAGGTGCTTCAGAGAGTTTAGAGTCATATTTTATAAAAGAAAATCTTATTTGCATCTCTGATGTTGATACAAGAGCATTAGTTAGTTATATACGTGATAACGGAGCAATGAATGCTGTTATTTGTACTGACGGGACATCTATAGAGGATTTAAAGATCGCATTAGCAAATGTTCCCAATATGGAAGGATTGGAACTTGCTTCTAAAGTATCAACAAAAGAACCGTACTTTTATGGAGATGAAAACGCAACTTATAAAATCTCAGCATTAGATTTAGGGATTAAGACGAATATTTTGCGTAATTTGGCAAAAAGAGATTGTTATATCAAAGTGTTTCCATATGATTCGACATTTAAAGATTTATCTGCATTCAATCCAGATGGATATTTCTTGTCAAATGGCCCAGGTGATCCAGATCCATTATTTGGTGCAATCGAAGTTGCTAAAGAGATCTTGGCAAATGATAAGCCATTATTCGGTATTTGTTTAGGACACCAAGTTATTGCTTTAGCAAATGGAGTTTCTACTTATAAAATGTTTAACGGACATAGAGGAATAAATCATCCAGTTAAGAATATAATTACAGGTAAAGGTGAGATTACATCGCAAAATCATGGTTTTGCTGTTAATAAAGAACAACTAGATAATCATCCGGATTTAGAAATTACACATTTGCACCTTAATGACGAAACTGTTGCGGGTATGCGTATGAAAAATAAGAATTGTTTTTCTGTACAATACCATCCAGAAGCTAGTCCAGGGCCACATGATTCATCTTATTTGTTTGATCAGTTTATTGAGAACATAAAGGGGAATTAA
- the rplQ gene encoding 50S ribosomal protein L17, whose protein sequence is MRHGKKFNHLSRQTGHRKAMLANMACSLIEHKRINTTVAKAKALKQFVEPLITKSKEDTTHNRRIVFAYLRSKYAVTDLFRDVAAKVGDRPGGYTRIIKVGNRLGDNADMAMIELVDFNELYNGGKKEVKKAKSRRGGKAKKAEETSEAPAADTETTTEASE, encoded by the coding sequence ATGAGACACGGAAAAAAATTCAATCACTTAAGCAGACAGACTGGACATAGAAAAGCTATGTTGGCTAATATGGCTTGTTCTCTTATTGAGCACAAACGTATTAACACTACTGTTGCTAAAGCTAAAGCGCTTAAACAATTCGTTGAGCCTTTAATCACAAAATCAAAAGAAGATACGACTCACAATCGTCGTATTGTTTTTGCATACTTACGTAGCAAATATGCTGTAACTGACTTGTTCAGAGATGTAGCTGCTAAAGTAGGAGACCGTCCAGGTGGATACACTCGTATCATTAAAGTTGGAAATCGTTTAGGAGATAACGCTGATATGGCGATGATCGAACTTGTTGATTTCAATGAACTTTACAACGGAGGTAAAAAAGAAGTTAAAAAAGCAAAAAGCCGTCGTGGTGGAAAAGCAAAGAAAGCTGAAGAGACTTCTGAAGCTCCTGCTGCTGATACAGAAACGACAACTGAAGCTTCTGAATAA